The proteins below are encoded in one region of Xenopus laevis strain J_2021 chromosome 8L, Xenopus_laevis_v10.1, whole genome shotgun sequence:
- the LOC108698586 gene encoding loricrin — protein MSGVGPPGTLLVLAMSLSFCSSGILKFCRDPKQTLSGPSDPLAVIPVCDGTPGYTQITSYSEFSSSQSGGSSMGSSSGSSYSAGGGTGGSSGGGSVSWVQASGGGGGAQSSGSQSSGGGSYQSGSSSSSGGGGGSYQSGSLSSGGGGGSYQSGSLSSGGGGGSFQSGSLSSGGVGGGSYQSGSSGSAGGGGGGSYQFGSSSSGGGGAYQSGNSGFQSGSSSSGGGSYQSGSSGSAGGGGSYQFGSSSSGGGGQGGRPGGAAGGSSVILGVINPVRGGGHGGGATIVSGGHGGGGAIVGGHGGGGAGAGGGFGAGGGGSAGGYGGVRGGQQVGQQVGQQSSGSLGSGIILPGGNSLDDIPVSPGCKNKPGGNIHDQGRPGGGGGTSHFQGQGSQGQDSIFGAINSPQGGAGSSGGGGSFSSQSQGQGSIIYGSINNPAPPRGGGGSAGGGSSISGSSSSSYSHSQGQGQGQGSIIYGAINNPPPPRGGGGSAGGYISSGGTGSSSGSSHSGAKFPHSGR, from the exons ATGAGTGGGGTTGGTCCTCCAGGGACCCTCTTGGTCTTGGCCATGAGTCTCAGTTTCTGCA GTTCCGGAATTCTAAAATTTTGCAGAGATCCTAAACAAACGCTGAGTGGTCCATCTG ATCCCTTAGCAGTAATTCCTGTGTGTGATGGAACCCCGGGATACACCCAGATTACCAGCTACTCCG AATTTTCCTCAAGCCAGAGTGGTGGTTCATCTATGGGATCTAGTAGTGGATCCAGTTATAGTGCCGGTGGGGGAACTGGAGGAAGCTCAGGAGGAGGATCTGTATCTTGGGTTCAAGCTTCTGGTGGAGGAGGCGGTGCTCAGTCCTCTGGCTCCCAATCATCTGGTGGGGGTTCCTACCAATCTGGAAGCTCATCATcgagtggaggaggaggaggctccTACCAATCTGGAAGCTTATCATCGGGTGGAGGAGGAGGCTCCTATCAATCTGGAAGCTTATCATCGGGTGGAGGAGGAGGCTCCTTCCAATCTGGAAGTTTATCATCGGGTGGAGTAGGAGGAGGCTCCTACCAATCTGGAAGCTCTGGATCTGCTGGGGGAGGTGGAGGAGGCTCCTACCAATTTGGAAGCTCATCGTCAGGTGGAGGAGGCGCCTACCAATCTGGAAATTCAGGCTTCCAGTCTGGAAGCTCGTCATCGGGTGGAGGTTCCTACCAATCTGGAAGCTCTGGATCTGCTGGGGGAGGAGGCTCCTACCAATTTGGAAGCTCATCATCTGGTGGAGGAGGTCAAGGAGGCCGACCTGGTGGTGCGGCAGGAGGAAGTTCTGTCATACTTGGAGTAATTAATCCAGTTAGAGGTGGTGGACATGGAGGAGGTGCAACAATAGTCAGTGGTGGACATGGAGGGGGAGGAGCAATAGTTGGTGGACACGGAGGAGGTGGAGCAGGAGCTGGTGGAGGATTTGGAGCAGGTGGAGGAGGATCTGCTGGTGGATATGGAGGAGTAAGAGGAGGACAACAAGTAGGACAACAAGTAGGACAGCAAAGCTCTGGTAGCTTGGGGAGTGGCATTATCCTGCCAG GAGGAAATAGTCTTGATGACATTCCAGTGTCTCCCGGATGTAAAAACAAACCAG GTGGGAATATTCATGATCAAGGTAGACCTGGAGGTGGGGGAGGCACCTCACACTTTCAAGGACAAGGATCTCaaggacaagattcaattttTGGAGCTATCAACAGTCCACAAGGAGGAGCAGGGagcagtggtggtggtggtagctTTTCATCACAGAGTCAAGGACAAGGTTCAATCATTTATGGTTCTATCAACAATCCTGCACCACCAAGAGGTGGAGGTGGGTCAGCAGGAGGCGGAAGCAGTATTAGTGGAAGCTCTTCATCAAGTTATTCGCACAGTCAAGGACAGGGTCAAGGGCAAGGATCAATCATTTATGGAGCTATTAACAATCCACCACCTCCCAGAGGTGGGGGTGGGTCAGCAGGAGGCTATATTTCTAGCGGTGGAACTGGATCATCTTCAG GTTCTTCACATTCAGGAGCGAAATTTCCCCATTCTGGGCGGtag